A window of the Salvelinus alpinus chromosome 3, SLU_Salpinus.1, whole genome shotgun sequence genome harbors these coding sequences:
- the LOC139570295 gene encoding PDZ domain-containing protein 7-like, with protein MAHSSDPSRRDATPGTQRSGTATHHLLRKQQQRRGIQSSSPMGRVILINSPVDGGDDSEDIHTVTVDKSVDGRLGFSVRGGSEHGLSIFVSKVEDNSSAEQAGLCVGDKLVEVNGVSLESITMSSAVKVLTGNNRLRMVVRRVGKVPGIRYSKEKTTWVDLIHGRMVVEESGRTPSASVASSDGALRRIIHLYTTSDDYCLGFNIRGGKEFGLGIYVSKLDPGGLGERNGINMGDQILAANGVSFEDISHSSAVEVLKSHTHIMLTIKEAGRYPAYKEMVAEYRWLNKLASGNGTRPSSSQGSDSNSSASSLSSGTPISSLSGLSQVMFPPSLPFGMDMVDVCISTEDQRSESGQCTDTAIQTDPSPHRMGADTSHSLGATTLLQDSAIRGEGGEGGRGRGESPKTAVLMALSRPSQPIHRSQSQVTVAEVKQTKQRKQQQKGGKNPERSTLQRSKTFVNLLFRGRRRDTSKGRSKSPPKSGAGGDGERRRRPSGPDPEMLGVVEGMARRLLSEDEVASVMKTCRRYITERVVENLVRHLLAVLDRPEKLLLLREIRMLLPPADLGLFNNMVVPFEVEAYDILKYRSVRSPLLRSPQSGRAPRRHLITPIPDFQGGFELHSAQEVERESQLLEELERLRLSASQSPRQQHTHTSRAFPPLLDVPVDGYASSDSLRPPFVSPLLPNWLLAHSNTTDPRSTLRGHSGTVRSVHFDVSMNQGDTISERGRSPFRNGTSKGKKEKTDKREKETVFTLQSAPRRSRPLLSQVFGSGLDADFTAEGLGRERLNGHPSSSENGLNGSAPVIEYEFKTVSISKTKQSLGISISGGMESKVQPVVKIEKIFPGGAASTCEVLKAGFELVSVDGVSLQGVTHPHAVEIIRRAFSNKAKDPMVFIVKVPKSP; from the exons ATGGCTCACTCGTCAGACCCCTCCCGCAGGGACGCAACCCCCGGGACTCAGAGGTCAGGCACGGCTACGCACCACCTCCTCCGGAAGCAGCAGCAGCGCCGTGGAATCCAATCTTCCTCCCCCATGGGCCGGGTCATCCTCATCAACTCTCCTGTGGACG GTGGAGATGACAGTGAGGACATCCATACGGTCACAGTGGATAAGAGTGTGGACGGCAGGCTGGGCTTCAGCGTGCGTGGAGGCTCAGAGCACGGCCTCAGCATCTTTGTCAGCAAGGTAGAGGACAACAGCTCCGCAG AGCAGGCAGGCCTGTGTGTGGGGGACAAGCTGGTGGAGGTGAATGGGGTGAGCTTGGAGAGCATCACTATGAGCAGTGCAGTTAAAGTCCTGACAGGGAACAACAGACTGAGGATGGTGGTGAGACGCGTGGGCAAAGTACCCGGTATCCGCTACTCCAAAGAGAAGACAACCTG GGTGGATCTGATCCACGGTAGGATGGTGGTGGAGGAGAGTGGGCGTACACCCTCCGCCTCGGTGGCCAGTTCAGATGGGGCCCTGCGGAGGATCATCCACCTCTACACCACCTCAGATGACTACTGCCTGGGCTTCAACATCCGAGGGGGCAAGGAGTTCGGCCTGGGCATCTACGTCTCCAA ATTGGATCCTGGTGGTCTGGGTGAACGGAACGGCATCAATATGGGCGACCAGATCCTTGCGGCCAACGGTGTAAGCTTTGAGGACATCAGCCACAGCAGTGCCGTGGAGGTGCTGAAGAGCCACACACACATCATGCTGACCATCAAG GAAGCGGGACGATACCCTGCCTATAAGGAGATGGTGGCAGAATACAGGTGGCTTAACAAGT tgGCCAGTGGCAATGGGACTCGGCCGTCTTCCTCCCAGGGCTCGGACTCCAACTCCTCTGCCTCATCCTTGTCCTCTGGGACTCCTATCTCCTCTCTGAGCGGACTGTCTCAGGTCATGTTCCCCCCCAGCCTGCCCTTCGGCATGGACATGGTGGacgtctgtatctctactgaggACCAGAGGTCTGAGTCTGGCCAGTGCACTGACACCGCCATCCAGACCGACCCCTCGCCTCACAGGATGGGTGCGGACACTAGCCACAGCCTGGGGGCCACCACCCTCCTGCAGGACTCGGCCAtccggggggagggaggggagggaggcagggggagaggagagtccCCAAAAACGGCTGTCCTAATGGCCCTCAGTAGACCGAGTCAGCCCATCCATCGCTCCCAGAGCCAGGTCACTGTAGCAG AGGTGAAGCAGACGAAGCAGAGGAAACAACAGCAGAAAGGAGGGAAGAATCCTGAGAGGAGCACTCTACAGCGCTCCAAGACCTTTGTCAACCTGCTGTTCAGGGGTCGCAGGAGAGACACCTCCAAGGGGCGCTCCAAGTCCCCCCCCAAATCCGGGGCAGGCGGAG ATGGGGAGCGCAGGCGCAGACCCAGCGGGCCGGACCCAGAGATGCTGGGGGTGGTGGAGGGCATGGCCCGCAGGCTGCTGAGTGAGGACGAGGTGGCCTCCGTCATGAAGACCTGCCGACGG TACATAACAGAGCGTGTGGTGGAGAACCTGGTGCGCCACCTGCTGGCCGTGCTGGACCGGCCTGAGAAGCTGTTGCTGCTGAGAGAGATCAG AATGCTGCTGCCTCCAGCTGACCTAGGGCTTTTCAACAACATGGTGGTCCCATTCGAAGTGGAGGCCTATGATATCTTGAAGTACCGTTCTG TCAGATCCCCACTTCTGCGCTCCCCCCAGTCTGGACGAGCCCCCAGACGACACCTCATCACCCCCATTCCAG ACTTCCAGGGTGGCTTTGAGCTCCACAGTGCccaggaggtggagagggagagccaGCTGCTGGAGGAGCTAGAGCGGCTGCGTCTGTCTGCGTCCCAGAGCCCCCGGCAGCAGCACACCCATACCTCCAGAGCATTCCCCCCCCTGCTGGACGTCCCAGTGGATGGCTACGCCTCCTCAGACTCCCTCCGTCCTCCCTTCGTCAGCCCCCTGCTCCCCAACTGGCTGCTGGCCCACAGCAACACCACCGATCCCCGCTCCACTCTACGAGGACACAGTGGTACGGTCCGCTCCGTCCACTTTGATGTGTCAATGAACCAGGGAGATACCATCTCAGAGCGGGGGAGGTCTCCCTTCAGGAATGGGACTTCCAAGGGTAAAAAGGAGAAAACTGATAAAAGGGAGAAAGAAACTGTGTTCACTCTGCAGAGCGCTCCTCGACGCAGCAGGCCCCTGTTGTCCCAGGTGTTTGGCTCTGGCCTGGACGCTGACTTCACAGCAGAGGGGTTGGGAAGGGAGCGGTTGAACGGGCATCCCAGCTCCTCTGAGAATGGCCTCAATGGCAGCGCGCCGGTCATAGAGTACGAGTTCAAAACCGTCAGCATCTCCAAGACTAAGCAGTCACTGG GCATCAGTATCTCCGGTGGGATGGAGTCCAAGGTGCAGCCGGTGGTGAAGATAGAGAAGATCTTCCCAGGAGGAGCCGCCTCCACGTGTGAAGTCCTGAAG GCTGGATTTGAGCTGGTGTCAGTGGATGGAGTGTCCCTGCAGGGCGTGACTCACCCCCACGCTGTGGAGATCATCCGCAGGGCTTTCAGCAACAAGGCCAAAGaccccatggtgtttatagtcAAAGTCCCCAAAAGCCCTTGA